In uncultured Cohaesibacter sp., a genomic segment contains:
- a CDS encoding amino acid ABC transporter permease, whose product MYTWDFSVVMQSFDLFIDGLEMTFLYTVGSIAIGIVIGLMACFARISGNPILSIISRTYQEIFRCTPLLVQIMWAYYALPMLLGISIPNSVAGLATLSLYVGSFYAETFRGGIAAVDRGQREAASAIGMNSMQIMRHIIMPQAIKNMLPAFINQSVIQVKNTSLLYAISVAELTYMTAVVNSETYRPMESYTIAAVMYFVMLFPLTQIADRFERRMRRSD is encoded by the coding sequence ATGTATACCTGGGACTTCTCCGTGGTCATGCAGTCCTTCGATCTATTCATCGATGGGCTGGAAATGACATTTCTCTATACCGTGGGCTCCATTGCAATTGGCATTGTGATTGGCCTCATGGCATGTTTCGCCCGGATTTCGGGCAACCCGATCCTGAGCATCATCTCAAGAACCTATCAGGAGATTTTTCGCTGCACGCCCCTGCTCGTCCAGATCATGTGGGCCTACTATGCCCTGCCCATGCTGCTGGGCATCTCCATTCCCAATTCTGTTGCCGGCCTGGCAACCCTCTCCCTCTATGTGGGATCCTTTTACGCGGAAACATTTCGCGGTGGTATTGCCGCAGTGGACCGGGGGCAGCGCGAAGCCGCATCAGCAATCGGCATGAACAGCATGCAGATCATGCGTCACATCATCATGCCGCAAGCCATCAAGAACATGTTGCCCGCCTTCATCAACCAGTCAGTCATCCAGGTGAAGAACACCTCCCTGCTCTACGCCATTTCCGTTGCCGAGCTGACCTACATGACCGCCGTCGTCAACTCCGAAACCTACCGACCGATGGAAAGCTACACGATTGCTGCAGTCATGTATTTCGTCATGCTGTTCCCTCTCACCCAGATTGCTGATCGCTTTGAACGCAGAATGCGCCGGTCTGACTAA
- a CDS encoding amino acid ABC transporter ATP-binding protein: protein MESEINTVMSIRSLFKRYGEHTVLNDINLDIEQGEVVGIIGPSGSGKSTFIRCLNLMEEVSDGTIRYRGKLVSDKFKDSGNKIGIGTLRRHVGMVFQHFNLFPHLTALENVTKGPIVVLGEKKEEAEAHALELLDRVGLRDKAGNYPSRLSGGQKQRVAIARALAMRPDMLLLDEVTSALDPELVGEVLTVVRDLAMGGMTMVLVTHEMAFAADVSDRVIFLDGGVIAEQGSPDEIIRNPQSDRLRSFLSRFNQQ, encoded by the coding sequence ATGGAATCCGAAATCAATACAGTCATGTCCATTCGCAGTCTGTTCAAGCGATATGGTGAGCACACGGTTCTGAACGACATCAATCTGGATATCGAACAGGGCGAGGTCGTCGGGATCATCGGCCCATCCGGCTCGGGCAAGTCGACATTCATCCGCTGTCTCAACCTGATGGAAGAGGTCAGCGACGGCACCATCCGCTATCGCGGCAAGCTCGTTTCCGACAAGTTCAAGGATAGCGGCAACAAGATCGGCATCGGCACCCTGCGTCGCCACGTCGGCATGGTCTTTCAGCATTTCAACCTGTTCCCCCACCTCACCGCCCTTGAGAACGTCACCAAGGGACCGATCGTCGTTCTGGGCGAAAAGAAGGAAGAGGCCGAAGCGCACGCACTGGAACTGCTCGACAGGGTCGGGCTGAGGGACAAGGCAGGCAACTATCCGTCGCGCCTGTCCGGCGGCCAGAAACAGCGCGTCGCCATTGCCCGCGCACTGGCCATGCGACCGGACATGCTGCTGCTTGACGAAGTGACGTCCGCTCTTGATCCGGAGCTCGTGGGCGAGGTGCTGACAGTGGTCAGGGATCTGGCGATGGGCGGCATGACGATGGTCCTTGTCACCCATGAAATGGCATTTGCCGCCGATGTGTCCGATCGGGTCATCTTTCTCGATGGCGGTGTGATCGCCGAACAGGGCTCGCCAGACGAGATCATCCGCAACCCGCAGTCGGATCGTTTGCGCAGTTTCCTCTCCCGTTTCAATCAGCAGTGA
- a CDS encoding saccharopine dehydrogenase C-terminal domain-containing protein has product MAKTIVIAGGGRIGEELARQLAAVADYESLIVEVNHQRSRALKDEGLCVVEGDCLSQTVMVPLLLKADALIAAVTSDLVPRLAEFACQYDCHFLDFSEEAGIRQQISDLLDTCDRAEALSFASGCGLAPGFVGALTEDVIRKCNKDDEVTVFVGVLPQQRTNRLGYCNIWGISGLVDEYFNDCMAIRDGTPQVIAPLSLFETIMIDKQSYEAFTTSGSLDNLVTRYQGQLKGLVFKTLRYPKHLDYMLFLLDDLQLRKRPSSLSNLMLNTLPKTSFDRVIVAIETTRNGKKGLPVLKIFEGNETAAASTRLSVAHACCVLDLIFSGDLSKGCVTEAGDLSLEHLSRSPFSDLFQSEGHLQKALAT; this is encoded by the coding sequence ATGGCTAAGACGATTGTCATCGCCGGCGGTGGCCGGATTGGCGAAGAGCTCGCCCGTCAGCTCGCCGCTGTTGCCGACTATGAGTCACTGATCGTCGAAGTGAACCATCAGCGCAGCCGCGCGCTCAAGGACGAGGGCCTCTGCGTCGTTGAAGGCGACTGCCTCAGTCAGACGGTCATGGTGCCGCTCCTGCTCAAGGCCGATGCCCTGATCGCCGCAGTCACATCCGATCTGGTTCCCCGGCTGGCAGAATTCGCCTGCCAGTATGACTGCCACTTTCTCGATTTCTCGGAAGAGGCAGGCATAAGGCAGCAGATCTCCGATCTGCTCGACACATGCGACAGGGCCGAAGCGCTTTCCTTTGCGTCCGGCTGCGGTCTGGCCCCCGGCTTTGTCGGCGCCCTGACCGAAGATGTCATCAGAAAATGCAACAAGGACGACGAAGTCACTGTGTTCGTCGGCGTACTGCCTCAGCAGCGCACCAACCGTCTTGGCTACTGCAACATCTGGGGCATCTCGGGACTGGTGGACGAATATTTCAACGACTGCATGGCCATCAGGGATGGCACGCCTCAGGTCATTGCGCCATTGTCCCTGTTTGAAACCATCATGATTGACAAACAGTCCTACGAAGCCTTCACGACCTCGGGAAGCCTCGACAATCTGGTCACCCGCTATCAGGGGCAGCTCAAGGGACTGGTATTCAAGACGCTGCGCTACCCCAAGCATCTCGATTACATGCTCTTCCTGCTTGACGACCTGCAACTTCGCAAGAGACCCAGCTCTCTCTCGAACCTGATGCTCAACACACTCCCCAAAACAAGCTTTGATCGTGTTATTGTAGCCATCGAGACAACGCGAAACGGCAAGAAGGGGCTACCTGTTCTGAAGATATTCGAAGGCAATGAGACGGCAGCAGCCTCCACCAGGCTCTCGGTAGCCCATGCCTGCTGCGTGCTGGATTTGATTTTTTCTGGTGATCTGTCAAAAGGCTGTGTGACGGAAGCAGGTGACCTGTCGCTTGAACATCTGTCCCGCAGTCCTTTCTCCGACTTGTTTCAGAGTGAAGGGCATTTGCAAAAAGCTTTGGCGACATGA
- a CDS encoding transporter substrate-binding domain-containing protein → MFKKTIGAILIAAAAIALAPAAQAQGKLEEIRSRGTLRMAGILNEDPYFAKDPRTQEWRGFAVEMARDIAKTIGVKLEVVESSWANSILDVQSNKVDLALALTAMPKRAMSIYFSAPTYYNSFVLISPKNDVANKTWSEINDMGLTIAVDLGSAQDQIATQYLTKANILRFKTRDEALMALASGKADAVINTVLNATVMIKKNPAFGTVYVPKPILSSPSVIGVNYNSDEVWKKFISAWADYNRRVGNNQTWIVKGLEPFGITLDDLPDGFDVGG, encoded by the coding sequence ATGTTTAAAAAGACAATTGGAGCTATTCTGATAGCCGCGGCTGCCATTGCCTTGGCACCGGCAGCTCAAGCACAAGGCAAACTGGAGGAAATCCGCAGCCGTGGCACATTGCGCATGGCGGGCATCCTGAATGAAGACCCCTATTTTGCCAAGGACCCTCGCACGCAGGAATGGCGCGGATTTGCCGTTGAAATGGCGCGGGACATCGCCAAGACCATCGGCGTCAAACTTGAAGTCGTAGAGTCCAGCTGGGCCAATTCGATCCTCGACGTCCAGTCCAACAAGGTTGACCTCGCTCTGGCCCTGACCGCCATGCCAAAGCGCGCCATGTCGATCTATTTCAGCGCACCGACCTACTACAACAGCTTCGTTCTGATTTCGCCCAAGAATGATGTGGCCAACAAGACATGGTCCGAAATCAATGACATGGGTCTGACCATTGCCGTCGATCTTGGCTCCGCCCAAGACCAGATTGCAACGCAATATCTGACAAAAGCCAACATCCTTCGTTTCAAGACCAGAGACGAAGCCCTGATGGCCCTTGCTTCCGGCAAGGCCGACGCGGTCATCAACACCGTGCTCAACGCCACGGTCATGATCAAGAAGAACCCGGCCTTCGGCACCGTATACGTTCCCAAACCCATCCTCTCGTCGCCGTCCGTCATCGGCGTCAACTACAACTCCGATGAAGTCTGGAAAAAGTTCATTTCCGCCTGGGCCGATTACAATCGCCGCGTGGGCAACAACCAGACCTGGATCGTCAAAGGCCTTGAGCCGTTCGGCATCACCCTTGATGACCTGCCCGACGGATTTGACGTCGGCGGCTGA
- a CDS encoding LysR family transcriptional regulator → MTNKPGKAKPKFELSLLQTFYLVAQHGSFSSASRKLNISYQSAANHVRRLESMYGARLVEAEKGSRSVKLTPQGKALYAIFGTELETIFARISVLMQEERSVLRIGVPQAIFHHFFPRIIALFQEQQPDIALDFFERDTQLEDMMLNGELDACVSERYFGEAAISQILLGEYPLSLIYPRDWCYGEITKDNMEILLEAPFITYEPGQTIRSRAVDFLKARLGADPKILVTSSGSTSLKEMIAEGLGFAFVPDWLVSDDDPKIGKLRIQSLKKMKVYLGYSAFLADNDHLSVFDRICRKQIGMHLDNAQEG, encoded by the coding sequence ATGACGAACAAACCAGGAAAAGCAAAACCCAAGTTCGAGCTCTCACTGTTGCAGACATTCTATCTGGTCGCGCAGCATGGCTCCTTTTCATCTGCCTCGCGCAAACTGAACATTTCCTACCAGTCTGCCGCCAACCATGTCCGGCGACTCGAGAGCATGTATGGCGCACGTCTGGTCGAAGCGGAAAAGGGTTCCCGCTCGGTCAAGCTGACGCCGCAGGGCAAGGCACTCTACGCCATCTTCGGCACCGAGCTGGAAACGATCTTCGCCCGCATATCCGTACTCATGCAGGAAGAACGCTCCGTTCTGCGCATCGGCGTACCGCAAGCGATCTTCCACCACTTCTTCCCGCGCATCATCGCCCTGTTTCAGGAACAACAGCCCGATATCGCCCTCGATTTCTTCGAACGCGACACCCAGCTAGAAGACATGATGCTGAACGGCGAACTCGATGCCTGCGTCTCCGAACGCTACTTCGGCGAGGCCGCAATCTCACAGATCCTGCTGGGGGAATATCCGCTCAGCCTGATCTATCCAAGAGACTGGTGCTATGGTGAAATCACCAAGGACAACATGGAGATCCTGCTCGAAGCGCCGTTCATCACCTATGAACCCGGCCAGACCATCCGCTCCCGTGCGGTAGACTTTCTCAAGGCAAGACTGGGAGCCGACCCGAAAATTCTGGTCACCTCATCCGGCTCGACCAGCCTCAAGGAAATGATCGCCGAGGGGTTGGGCTTTGCCTTCGTGCCTGACTGGCTGGTCTCAGACGATGATCCCAAGATCGGCAAACTGCGGATCCAGTCGCTCAAGAAAATGAAGGTCTATCTGGGCTACTCGGCCTTTCTGGCAGACAACGACCACCTCTCGGTCTTTGACAGGATTTGCCGCAAGCAGATCGGCATGCATCTGGACAATGCGCAGGAAGGCTGA